Proteins from a single region of Erythrobacter sp.:
- the ccoG gene encoding cytochrome c oxidase accessory protein CcoG — MGAALYEKGHTVHNKRIDGPFRRFKWLVMLVTLAIYYITPWIRWDRGPYAPDQAVLVDLAHRRFYMFDIEIWPHEFYFVAGLLIMAGIGLFLVTSAVGRAWCGYACPQTVWTDLFQHIDRFFDGDRNARVRLDAAPWTAAKTARRLAKWSVYLVVSFWTGGAWIMYFADAPTLTYEFWRGEAAPVAYATAAILTGTTFWLGGFMREQVCIYMCPWPRIQTAMLDEKSLIVTYKDWRGEQRGSLKKAAKNPGQYGDCIDCQLCVAVCPTGVDIREGQQIGCITCGLCIDACDRVMRETGRPRGLIDYATLDQCKAEAGGAPAQPAWKALMRPRTFIYFGVWGAIGAGLLFALGTRSHTDLTVSPDRNPPFMLMKDGSVRNAYTLRLRNMEARPRDMEVALEGLPKGAVMWTDSLAMEAAAPAQTITVPANETRVLRTYVMLPPGVQSDEDDDDGLAFAFRLTARDAQAETDTQQTTFAMPEDD; from the coding sequence ATGGGCGCAGCGCTCTATGAAAAGGGACACACGGTCCACAACAAGCGCATCGACGGGCCCTTCCGGCGCTTCAAGTGGCTGGTGATGCTCGTCACGCTGGCGATCTATTACATCACGCCGTGGATCCGCTGGGATCGCGGGCCCTATGCCCCCGATCAGGCGGTGCTGGTCGATCTCGCCCACCGCCGCTTCTACATGTTCGACATCGAGATCTGGCCGCACGAATTCTACTTCGTCGCAGGCCTCCTCATCATGGCCGGGATCGGCCTGTTTCTCGTCACCAGCGCAGTGGGCCGGGCGTGGTGCGGCTATGCCTGCCCCCAGACCGTGTGGACCGACCTGTTCCAGCATATCGACCGCTTCTTCGACGGTGATCGCAATGCCCGCGTCCGCCTTGATGCAGCGCCCTGGACCGCCGCCAAGACCGCCCGCCGCCTTGCCAAGTGGAGCGTCTACCTCGTCGTCTCCTTCTGGACCGGCGGCGCGTGGATCATGTATTTCGCCGACGCACCGACGCTCACCTACGAATTCTGGCGCGGAGAGGCGGCGCCGGTCGCCTATGCCACCGCCGCCATCCTCACCGGCACCACCTTCTGGCTGGGCGGTTTCATGCGCGAACAGGTGTGCATCTACATGTGCCCCTGGCCGCGCATCCAGACCGCGATGCTCGACGAGAAATCGCTGATCGTCACCTACAAGGACTGGCGCGGCGAGCAGCGCGGCAGCCTCAAGAAGGCGGCGAAGAACCCGGGCCAATACGGCGATTGCATCGATTGCCAGCTGTGCGTGGCGGTGTGCCCCACCGGGGTCGACATCCGCGAAGGCCAGCAGATCGGCTGCATCACCTGCGGGTTGTGCATCGATGCCTGCGACCGGGTGATGCGCGAGACCGGACGCCCCCGCGGGCTGATCGACTATGCCACGCTCGACCAGTGCAAGGCCGAAGCCGGCGGCGCGCCCGCCCAGCCGGCGTGGAAGGCGCTGATGCGGCCGCGGACGTTCATCTATTTCGGCGTGTGGGGCGCAATCGGCGCAGGGCTGCTGTTTGCACTCGGCACCCGCAGCCACACCGATCTCACCGTCTCGCCCGATCGCAACCCGCCTTTCATGCTGATGAAGGACGGATCGGTGCGCAATGCCTACACCTTGCGCCTGCGCAACATGGAGGCCCGCCCGCGCGACATGGAGGTGGCGCTGGAAGGCCTGCCGAAAGGCGCGGTGATGTGGACCGATAGCCTCGCGATGGAAGCGGCAGCACCGGCACAGACCATCACCGTTCCCGCCAACGAAACCCGCGTGCTGCGCACCTATGTGATGCTGCCCCCCGGCGTGCAAAGCGATGAGGACGATGATGATGGCCTTGCCTTCGCCTTCCGCCTCACCGCGCGTGACGCGCAGGCCGAAACCGATACCCAGCAAACCACATTTGCCATGCCGGAGGATGATTGA